One Roseibium sp. HPY-6 genomic region harbors:
- a CDS encoding metal ABC transporter ATP-binding protein: MSAVLEIRDLALGYPELTLFRGLSMDVERCSTLAILGANGSGKSTFMKMLLGLISPLSGKFHWPNEQPKEIGYLAQMTEFDRLFPLRVRDLVAMGAWKGFGLGGRLDRDTNAKVSSALDAAGVLDIADRSLHTLSGGQLQRALFARVIMQNAPLILLDEPFAAVDQTTEAHLLTLIDRWRYEGRAVVLVVHDLSSVLDHCDNALLLGNGEACHGSVDAILTPERLVAQNYLSKSQASWMFRASREDAVRV; encoded by the coding sequence ATGTCGGCGGTTCTGGAAATCCGCGATCTTGCGCTTGGCTATCCTGAACTGACGCTGTTCCGAGGATTGTCGATGGACGTAGAGCGTTGCTCGACGCTTGCGATTCTGGGTGCGAACGGCTCTGGCAAAAGCACTTTCATGAAGATGCTTCTGGGCTTGATCAGCCCTTTGTCTGGCAAGTTCCATTGGCCAAACGAGCAGCCGAAAGAGATCGGGTATCTGGCCCAAATGACTGAATTTGATCGCCTCTTTCCATTGCGGGTGCGGGATCTGGTGGCGATGGGGGCTTGGAAAGGCTTTGGACTTGGCGGTCGCTTGGATCGCGATACCAACGCCAAAGTCTCATCGGCACTAGATGCGGCAGGCGTGCTTGATATCGCAGATCGGTCTTTGCACACGCTGTCAGGGGGGCAACTACAACGTGCGCTTTTCGCGCGTGTGATCATGCAAAACGCCCCTCTCATCCTACTCGATGAACCATTTGCCGCTGTAGACCAGACCACAGAAGCACATCTTTTGACGCTCATCGACCGCTGGCGATACGAAGGCCGTGCTGTTGTGTTGGTGGTCCATGATCTGTCATCGGTTCTGGATCACTGCGACAACGCATTGCTCCTTGGGAATGGCGAAGCCTGTCATGGTTCAGTCGATGCGATCCTGACGCCAGAACGGCTTGTCGCGCAAAACTATCTCTCCAAAAGCCAGGCATCTTGGATGTTCCGCGCCTCTCGAGAGGATGCAGTGCGTGTTTGA
- a CDS encoding MarR family winged helix-turn-helix transcriptional regulator has product MTQVTLKDHRRQDSFGFLIQTIARTLDAKMKMELQEVGVDIRIFANLMMLGQQDGINQREIGARLNFPEYFTSRNVDALVEAGYAERRPDPESRRSLLVYLTDAGRAKAEELPNIVQRVNDVVLQELTVEERESVVRILQKISGYCAENKED; this is encoded by the coding sequence ATGACTCAAGTCACGCTAAAAGATCATCGACGCCAGGATAGCTTTGGGTTTTTAATCCAAACTATTGCGAGGACACTCGACGCAAAAATGAAAATGGAGCTACAAGAAGTCGGAGTTGATATTCGTATATTTGCCAATCTGATGATGCTTGGTCAGCAGGACGGGATCAATCAGCGGGAAATTGGAGCTCGACTCAATTTCCCCGAGTATTTCACCAGCCGAAACGTAGATGCTTTGGTTGAAGCAGGTTATGCGGAGAGGCGTCCGGATCCCGAGAGTAGAAGGTCATTGCTCGTGTATTTGACCGACGCTGGACGAGCGAAAGCGGAGGAATTACCCAACATAGTTCAGCGCGTAAATGATGTTGTATTACAGGAATTAACAGTTGAGGAGCGCGAGAGTGTTGTTCGAATTCTGCAAAAGATAAGTGGGTATTGCGCGGAAAATAAAGAAGATTGA
- a CDS encoding ISNCY family transposase, whose translation MSLITMSQQELNRLEAIQKIKDRRLSVVQAAELLGLSRSQVHRLLQAYDREGPAGLVSKKRGQPSNRRHSDEFRNIVLDLVREHYHDFGPTLAREKLIELHQISVGKETLRRWMTDACLWTSRRERKQRVFQPRGRRDCFGELVLIDGSHHWWFENRGPKCALLVYIDDATGKLLHLRFAKSENTFDYLQATKNYLTQWRKPVAFYSDKHGVFRTTHASSADRTSGLTQLGRALYELNIYIICANTPQAKGRVERANRTLQDRLVKELRLQGIDSIEAANEFAPQFIEDFNSRFGKEPHNPKDVHRPLADHENLDGAMCRKEVRTVSQSLTLRYEKVIFILEPTDYAKTLPRQKVIVCDYPDGRLEIMHEGTILPYRTFETLRSVHRSRVVKNKRLDDILSVVAEMQDEREQQRRRQHGPSRQGQKDHMFGIPDGSVSNGYQKRGRKPGRRTDFTNDPELIAKRKKALARMEAAE comes from the coding sequence ATGTCTTTGATCACCATGTCGCAGCAAGAACTGAACCGGCTCGAAGCCATCCAGAAGATTAAAGATCGACGCTTGAGCGTTGTGCAGGCTGCCGAGCTCCTGGGTCTCAGTCGCAGCCAGGTCCACCGCCTTTTGCAGGCTTATGACCGTGAAGGTCCTGCGGGTCTCGTTTCAAAGAAGCGCGGCCAACCGAGCAACCGGCGTCACAGCGACGAGTTCCGCAACATCGTCCTGGACCTAGTCCGTGAACATTATCACGACTTTGGTCCGACCTTGGCACGAGAGAAGCTGATTGAGCTTCACCAGATTTCTGTCGGCAAAGAGACATTACGGCGATGGATGACAGATGCCTGTCTATGGACATCGCGCCGAGAACGCAAGCAGCGGGTTTTTCAGCCACGCGGCCGGCGCGATTGCTTCGGTGAACTCGTCCTGATCGATGGTTCGCATCATTGGTGGTTTGAGAACCGCGGTCCTAAGTGCGCCTTGCTCGTTTACATCGATGACGCGACCGGCAAGCTTCTTCATCTGCGATTTGCGAAGTCTGAGAACACGTTCGACTACCTGCAAGCCACAAAGAATTATCTAACGCAATGGCGAAAGCCAGTCGCATTCTACAGCGACAAACATGGGGTTTTCCGAACCACTCATGCCTCAAGCGCGGACAGAACCAGCGGCCTCACCCAACTCGGCCGCGCGCTTTACGAGCTGAACATCTATATTATCTGTGCCAACACCCCACAGGCAAAAGGCCGTGTTGAGCGGGCCAATCGCACCCTTCAGGATCGTCTGGTGAAGGAACTGCGATTGCAAGGCATTGATTCCATTGAGGCTGCCAACGAATTTGCGCCGCAGTTTATCGAAGATTTTAATTCCCGTTTTGGCAAAGAACCTCATAATCCGAAGGACGTGCACCGTCCTCTTGCTGATCATGAGAACTTGGACGGCGCCATGTGCCGGAAGGAAGTCCGCACCGTTTCGCAATCTTTGACGTTGCGCTACGAGAAGGTGATTTTCATTCTGGAGCCGACGGACTACGCCAAGACCCTGCCCCGCCAGAAGGTCATCGTCTGTGATTATCCCGATGGCCGGCTGGAGATCATGCATGAAGGTACAATTCTTCCCTATAGAACGTTCGAGACCTTGCGCTCAGTTCATAGAAGCCGAGTTGTTAAGAACAAGCGGTTGGATGACATCCTGTCAGTCGTTGCCGAGATGCAGGACGAGCGCGAGCAACAACGACGAAGACAACATGGTCCGAGCCGCCAAGGGCAAAAGGACCATATGTTCGGCATCCCGGATGGCAGCGTGAGCAACGGCTACCAGAAACGCGGCCGTAAGCCCGGACGCCGGACGGATTTCACAAATGATCCGGAGTTAATTGCGAAGAGGAAGAAGGCGCTCGCCCGTATGGAGGCGGCTGAATGA
- a CDS encoding ferric reductase-like transmembrane domain-containing protein — translation MLNRKGPMATLAIVLVFAVLHLAFPAANHSPRATGTTMLGGVAFLLMTCSIILSTRARFFEDWFGGLDRVYQVHKVSGVIAALFVLVHFFGVPKELPPGADPAINALVPSAPLGMLALIALVLSLALALNRKISYSRWRPLHKLMALVYVLAAGHFLTAPAALFDRFSISGFYLTAFAILGVIALLYSLFGMNRRTAHVYEISSVKPLERATEISLSALGKPIDFKPGQFAFVEIQGKGWSEPHPFTISSGKDEEALRFTIKVLGDWTRKVREELKSGAKVSVRGPYGRFDTDAAGTKQIWLAGGIGITPFLSTLRSMEPGDKRQIYLVYASRDKNEAIFLEELTERAAELGNITLVPLFSDEGNFARVDIMKSKLPDPLDTYEYFMCGPKPMVNGLMKDLKKEGVKRDRIHTEAFEFR, via the coding sequence ATGTTGAATCGAAAGGGGCCGATGGCGACCCTCGCCATTGTGCTTGTGTTCGCGGTCCTCCACCTCGCCTTCCCGGCGGCCAATCACAGCCCACGGGCGACAGGAACAACCATGCTGGGCGGCGTGGCATTCCTGCTGATGACCTGCTCCATCATCCTGTCAACGCGAGCCCGTTTCTTTGAAGACTGGTTTGGCGGTCTGGACCGTGTCTATCAGGTTCACAAAGTTTCCGGCGTCATCGCGGCGCTCTTCGTGCTGGTTCATTTCTTCGGTGTTCCAAAAGAACTGCCACCTGGAGCCGACCCGGCCATCAACGCGCTTGTTCCCTCCGCACCGCTTGGGATGCTGGCGCTCATAGCATTGGTCCTGTCGCTTGCGCTCGCGCTCAATCGGAAAATCTCGTACTCACGCTGGCGGCCTCTGCATAAGTTGATGGCGCTCGTTTATGTGCTTGCAGCGGGCCACTTTCTGACGGCACCTGCGGCCCTTTTTGATAGGTTCAGTATCTCGGGTTTCTACCTGACAGCATTTGCGATCCTTGGGGTAATCGCACTTCTCTACAGTCTGTTCGGTATGAACAGACGAACAGCTCATGTCTATGAGATCAGTTCTGTTAAACCGCTTGAACGGGCAACGGAAATCAGCCTGTCCGCACTTGGCAAACCGATCGACTTCAAGCCCGGTCAGTTCGCCTTCGTAGAGATTCAAGGGAAAGGTTGGTCGGAACCTCACCCTTTCACGATTTCCAGCGGTAAGGACGAAGAGGCCCTGAGGTTCACGATCAAGGTTCTTGGTGACTGGACCCGTAAAGTCCGTGAAGAACTGAAATCAGGAGCGAAAGTTAGCGTTCGCGGGCCCTATGGCAGGTTCGATACGGACGCTGCCGGCACCAAACAGATCTGGCTGGCCGGCGGCATCGGTATCACGCCTTTCTTGTCCACGCTCCGAAGCATGGAGCCCGGCGACAAGCGTCAAATCTACCTTGTCTATGCATCGCGGGACAAAAACGAAGCGATCTTCCTTGAAGAGCTCACCGAAAGAGCGGCGGAACTCGGCAACATTACGTTGGTCCCGCTGTTTTCCGATGAAGGCAATTTTGCGCGTGTCGACATCATGAAATCCAAGCTGCCTGACCCGCTGGATACCTACGAGTACTTCATGTGCGGCCCAAAACCGATGGTCAACGGTCTCATGAAAGATCTGAAAAAAGAGGGCGTCAAACGGGACCGCATTCACACGGAAGCGTTTGAGTTCAGGTGA
- a CDS encoding zinc ABC transporter substrate-binding protein has product MNFKTTLAAGLIAALTAFPAFAHDIKVVASFSILGDMVEQVVGDHVEVTTIVGPDADAHVYQPSVADARSVAEADVIFVNGMGFETWSDTLIAESGTKGTVYVATEGITAVLVEGEIDPHAWNALTNGVIYVQNIADAMSEAMPDHATEFQANAASYISTLYALHAETLQRLAALPEDRRTVVTAHDAFGYLADAYGMNFVAPIGIDTEAEPSAQELASLITQIREDGVAALFVENITSPALVQQIADETGLKIGGQLFSDALSERGGPATSYLAMFEHNLGQLLAALESS; this is encoded by the coding sequence ATGAACTTCAAGACCACTCTTGCAGCGGGGCTTATTGCTGCCCTTACGGCCTTCCCAGCATTTGCGCACGACATCAAGGTCGTTGCCAGCTTCTCGATCCTCGGTGATATGGTTGAGCAGGTGGTGGGTGACCATGTCGAAGTTACAACCATTGTAGGACCCGATGCTGACGCACACGTCTACCAGCCTTCAGTTGCAGATGCTCGCTCTGTGGCCGAAGCCGATGTCATCTTCGTCAACGGAATGGGCTTTGAGACCTGGTCGGACACACTGATCGCAGAATCCGGTACAAAGGGGACCGTGTATGTCGCCACAGAAGGCATAACAGCGGTTCTAGTCGAAGGTGAGATTGACCCTCACGCCTGGAATGCGCTGACCAACGGTGTGATCTACGTCCAGAACATCGCAGACGCCATGTCAGAAGCGATGCCGGATCACGCGACAGAGTTTCAGGCGAATGCAGCTTCCTACATCTCAACACTCTACGCACTGCACGCAGAAACGCTGCAACGCCTAGCAGCACTCCCCGAAGATCGTCGGACAGTGGTCACCGCCCATGATGCGTTCGGCTATCTCGCCGATGCATATGGCATGAACTTCGTCGCGCCAATTGGGATCGACACCGAAGCCGAACCCTCGGCTCAAGAGCTCGCATCACTGATCACGCAGATTCGTGAAGATGGTGTTGCAGCCTTGTTTGTGGAGAACATCACTAGCCCGGCCCTTGTCCAGCAAATCGCGGATGAAACCGGCCTGAAAATCGGTGGTCAGCTTTTCTCTGATGCGCTCTCCGAGCGTGGCGGACCGGCAACCAGCTACCTCGCTATGTTCGAGCATAACCTTGGTCAATTGCTGGCCGCACTGGAAAGCAGCTAA
- a CDS encoding metal ABC transporter permease, with protein sequence MFELFSEMWSFAFMQRAFVATTALSASVAPVGAFLVLRRLSLAGEAMAHAITPGVVIGFVVAGLSVTSLLVGGLVAGVVAAALTALLARKTILRSDASLASIYLIALAAGIFILSAAGSAVPLKSFLFGSILGIDDASMILVGGVATVTLVSFAVLLRPLIISTCDPTFFEAQTKRPWLIEQAFMLLLVLNLLAAFKTLGTLMAVGLMILPATSARYWSSTITGQLGLSFFFALASCWVGLTLSYLFPETPSGPAIVLTAGGFFLISVLLGPLGFGGRRRKPSGQTSLSLAQTSKEEKLQ encoded by the coding sequence GTGTTTGAGCTTTTCTCTGAGATGTGGAGCTTTGCCTTCATGCAACGCGCGTTCGTCGCTACTACCGCTCTTTCGGCTTCAGTCGCTCCCGTTGGCGCTTTCCTGGTTTTGCGCAGGCTTTCACTGGCTGGGGAAGCCATGGCCCATGCCATAACACCAGGTGTCGTGATCGGATTTGTCGTCGCCGGGCTGTCGGTGACGTCACTGCTTGTCGGCGGACTTGTCGCCGGGGTTGTGGCGGCTGCCTTGACGGCCTTGTTAGCGCGCAAAACAATCCTCAGAAGCGATGCGAGCCTCGCATCCATTTACCTGATCGCTTTGGCAGCCGGTATTTTCATCCTCTCGGCCGCTGGATCGGCAGTTCCTCTGAAGAGTTTCCTTTTTGGGTCCATCCTCGGCATCGACGACGCGTCTATGATCCTCGTCGGTGGCGTGGCGACCGTCACACTCGTGTCCTTCGCCGTTCTGCTGCGTCCCTTGATCATCAGCACATGTGACCCGACCTTTTTTGAGGCACAGACCAAACGGCCTTGGCTGATCGAGCAAGCCTTCATGCTGCTGCTTGTGCTGAACCTGCTGGCTGCGTTCAAAACACTGGGCACTTTAATGGCTGTCGGCTTGATGATTCTTCCCGCAACGTCAGCACGATATTGGTCAAGCACGATCACCGGGCAGCTTGGTCTATCTTTCTTCTTTGCACTCGCGAGTTGTTGGGTCGGCTTGACTCTTTCCTATCTTTTTCCGGAAACGCCCTCCGGCCCCGCCATCGTACTCACGGCTGGTGGATTCTTTCTGATTTCGGTCCTTCTGGGGCCCTTGGGTTTTGGGGGACGGCGGCGCAAACCGTCCGGCCAAACATCACTATCCCTTGCGCAGACCTCAAAAGAAGAGAAACTTCAATGA
- a CDS encoding OmpA family protein, with protein sequence MDTKSLQHALNRHVKPSPNLIVDGLLGPNTKAALKLFQRQSGLVPDGILGLRTLTALNHVSHNKDDSKVISRIEPSNDGDNPGSEHKIWRFEGFGIDSADLKETHRNVLREEVVPYVKKLPRKLIVLEGHTSRSGDAAYNKELSKRRTLSVRRFLTEHGVAAHRFGHLPYGESRSKASSSEASAERAVVLRLAERIKPPPPPPEPVPSTPGLPPYMEPWPSMPKIEDPDYVDLPVRRLSIFYIVRQRETSTGQNGKSTTVTHTQRPTKHCRTYYCAVKKGAKPVGTKTGSTTTTLLYFSNPIDLFVNQRWIETAVISWTDTIYDPLPRSMPGPFPSPPMWGGADIISGLYHGSAQNVYLD encoded by the coding sequence ATGGATACTAAATCGCTGCAGCACGCTCTAAACCGCCACGTCAAGCCCTCTCCAAACCTCATCGTTGATGGCTTGCTGGGTCCAAATACCAAAGCCGCGTTGAAATTGTTTCAAAGACAGTCAGGGCTCGTCCCTGACGGGATCCTTGGGCTCCGAACTTTGACAGCGCTCAATCACGTTTCTCATAACAAAGATGATAGCAAGGTAATATCGCGTATCGAACCCTCAAATGATGGTGACAATCCGGGATCTGAACACAAAATATGGCGCTTTGAAGGATTTGGAATCGACAGTGCAGACCTTAAGGAGACCCATCGGAATGTTCTCAGAGAAGAAGTTGTCCCATATGTGAAAAAACTGCCTCGAAAGCTTATCGTATTGGAGGGACATACTAGTCGTAGCGGAGATGCGGCCTACAATAAAGAGTTGTCGAAACGCCGTACTCTGAGCGTACGGAGATTTCTAACTGAGCACGGTGTTGCAGCGCACCGGTTTGGACACTTACCTTACGGTGAGAGTCGATCCAAAGCTTCGTCATCAGAGGCTTCGGCGGAACGCGCGGTTGTGCTCAGGCTGGCCGAACGCATTAAGCCGCCGCCGCCTCCACCAGAGCCGGTACCGTCCACACCAGGACTGCCGCCTTACATGGAACCTTGGCCAAGCATGCCGAAAATCGAGGACCCCGATTATGTCGATCTTCCAGTGCGTCGATTGTCCATATTTTACATTGTTCGCCAACGCGAAACTTCGACAGGCCAGAACGGCAAAAGCACTACCGTCACACATACACAGAGGCCAACCAAGCATTGCCGGACGTACTATTGTGCTGTGAAAAAAGGAGCAAAGCCAGTAGGGACAAAAACCGGTTCAACAACAACAACGCTGCTCTACTTTAGTAATCCGATTGATTTGTTTGTGAACCAACGCTGGATAGAAACAGCAGTGATTAGCTGGACCGACACGATTTATGATCCTCTGCCTCGAAGCATGCCAGGACCCTTTCCAAGCCCACCGATGTGGGGTGGCGCGGATATTATAAGTGGTTTGTACCACGGCAGCGCCCAAAACGTGTATCTGGATTAG
- a CDS encoding class I SAM-dependent methyltransferase has product MSSYSKNLVLAGYDRIADKYLELFGVSKVRQKWFDQLVDRVPNTGANILDLGCGAGIPVARDLCSLGHNVIGVDGSKEQIAKAKINVPDAEFIQSDMTELDFPESSFDGISAFYSMTHLPAQEQCRLISNISFWLKPGATFIGSFGSGDAGSWTGEWLGVPMFFDHNSETTTLDCFRKNSLNIREYTVEQQDNEDVSFLWVEAIKID; this is encoded by the coding sequence ATGAGTAGCTATTCAAAAAACCTTGTCTTGGCCGGATACGATAGAATTGCCGACAAGTATCTTGAGCTTTTTGGCGTTTCAAAAGTTCGACAGAAGTGGTTCGATCAACTGGTTGACCGTGTTCCAAACACTGGAGCGAACATACTGGACCTCGGCTGCGGAGCGGGTATCCCAGTCGCCCGCGACTTATGTTCGTTGGGTCACAACGTGATAGGTGTTGATGGATCAAAAGAACAAATAGCCAAAGCAAAGATCAATGTACCCGACGCTGAATTCATACAATCGGACATGACAGAGCTTGATTTTCCTGAATCATCATTCGATGGCATATCTGCATTTTATTCTATGACGCACTTACCAGCGCAGGAGCAGTGCCGTCTCATCTCAAATATTTCTTTTTGGCTTAAGCCGGGAGCAACGTTCATAGGAAGTTTTGGTTCTGGAGATGCCGGGTCTTGGACCGGCGAATGGCTCGGCGTTCCCATGTTCTTCGATCACAACTCCGAAACTACAACACTAGACTGTTTTCGGAAAAATAGCCTCAATATTCGAGAATACACCGTAGAGCAGCAAGACAATGAAGATGTCTCTTTTCTTTGGGTTGAAGCAATAAAGATAGATTAA
- a CDS encoding type II toxin-antitoxin system Phd/YefM family antitoxin, translating into MRAFSSTELANKTGDVLAAAAQEPVAIQRHGKSRFVMLSAEEFERLQQKRETRKSVHVSELSDADASELVSALNDSIEND; encoded by the coding sequence ATGCGTGCATTCAGCTCAACCGAACTGGCTAACAAGACCGGTGATGTTCTTGCCGCCGCGGCACAAGAGCCCGTCGCCATTCAACGGCACGGCAAATCTCGCTTCGTGATGCTTTCAGCTGAGGAATTCGAGCGATTACAGCAAAAGAGAGAGACTAGAAAGTCTGTCCACGTATCGGAGCTGTCAGATGCCGACGCTAGCGAACTGGTTTCCGCATTGAACGACAGCATAGAGAATGACTGA